The Candidatus Desulfatibia profunda genome includes the window TACCAATTCATCAATGACGGCCGTACCGGCGCACATGACCGTATCCGCGCCGCCCCAGTATATTTTTACCGTACCGTCGTCTTCCGGAACAGCGCCGCAGGTAAAGACAACATTGGGCACATAGCCATTTACCT containing:
- a CDS encoding glycosidase, translated to VNGYVPNVVFTCGAVPEDDGTVKIYWGGADTVMCAGTAVIDELVALCLSVSRPPM